From the genome of Symphalangus syndactylus isolate Jambi chromosome 7, NHGRI_mSymSyn1-v2.1_pri, whole genome shotgun sequence, one region includes:
- the LOC134737261 gene encoding uncharacterized protein, protein MSCAQKMLITTAVSNITTTIIITITIITIIITTITIITTITIIITITTITIIITTVTIIITITIITITTTIIITIITIITTITIIITITIITIITIITIIITIITITTITIIITITIITITTTITIITTITITTITIITTIITTITIITTITIITIIITTTIITITTTIIITMMTTITIITITIITITITIITTIITTITIITTITITTITIITTIITTITIITTITIITIIITTTIITITTTIIITIMTTITITTTTITITTTTTITITITIIITTIIITITIITITIITITTTIITITTITITITIITITIITITNIAITTITTTTIVTITTTTSIITTITTTITIIITITTTISSSISLT, encoded by the coding sequence ATGTCGTGTGCTCAAAAAATGTTAATTACTACTGCTGTCAGcaatatcaccaccaccatcatcatcaccatcaccatcatcaccatcatcatcaccaccatcaccatcatcaccaccatcaccatcatcatcaccatcaccaccatcaccatcatcatcaccaccgtcaccatcatcatcaccattaccatcatcaccatcaccaccaccatcatcatcaccatcatcaccatcatcaccaccatcaccatcatcatcaccattaccatcatcaccatcatcaccatcatcaccatcatcatcaccatcatcaccatcaccaccatcaccatcatcatcaccattaccatcatcaccatcaccaccaccatcaccatcatcaccaccatcaccatcaccaccatcaccatcatcaccaccatcatcaccaccatcaccatcatcaccaccatcaccatcatcaccatcattatcaccaccaccatcatcaccatcaccaccaccatcatcatcaccatgatgaccaccatcactatcatcaccatcaccatcatcaccatcaccatcaccatcatcaccaccatcatcaccaccatcaccatcatcaccaccatcaccatcaccaccatcaccatcatcaccaccatcatcaccaccatcaccatcatcaccaccatcaccatcatcaccatcatcatcaccaccaccatcatcaccatcaccaccaccatcatcatcaccatcatgaccaccatcaccatcaccaccactaccatcaccatcaccaccaccaccaccatcaccatcaccatcaccatcatcatcaccaccatcatcatcaccatcaccatcatcaccatcaccatcatcaccatcaccaccaccatcatcaccatcaccaccatcaccatcaccatcaccatcatcaccatcaccatcatcaccatcaccaacatcgccatcaccacaatcaccaccaccaccattgtcactatcaccaccaccaccagcatcatcaccaccatcaccaccaccatcaccatcatcatcaccatcaccaccaccatcagtaGCAGCATCTCCCTTACTTGA